The Alteripontixanthobacter sp. genome has a window encoding:
- the carB gene encoding carbamoyl-phosphate synthase large subunit, producing the protein MPKRTDISSVLVIGAGPIIIGQACEFDYSGTQAIKALKEEGYRVILVNSNPATIMTDPEFSDATYIEPITPEIVAKIIEKERPDAVLPTMGGQTALNCALALDADGTLEKFGVEMIGAKADVIDKAENRLRFRDAMSKIGLESARSGTAHTVDEAFAVLERTGLPSIIRPSFTMGGTGGGIAYNKAEFEAIVRGGLDASPTTEVLIEESLLGWKEYEMEVVRDRADNAIIICSIENVDPMGVHTGDSITVAPALTLTDKEYQIMRSASIACLREIGVETGGSNVQFAVNPKDGRLIVIEMNPRVSRSSALASKATGFPIARVAAKLAVGYTLDEIENEITGATPASFEPTIDYVVTKIPRFAFEKFKGADNGLSTAMKSVGEVMAIGRSLAESMQKALRGLETGLDGFNRVTALEGVSRDVINAALAKRTPDRLLNVAQAFREGLSVDDIHAITFYDKWFLRQIEAIIYEENMIAHNGLPGDAAELRRLKAMGFSDKRLATLAVRSVGVAGGLGETQAKRSGLLHDTLRAMAGATSEQEVRALRDKLDVRPVFKRIDSCAAEFEAITPYMYSTYEAPSFGEPEDEAAPSDRRKVVILGGGPNRIGQGIEFDYCCVHACFALEEAGFETIMVNCNPETVSTDYDTSDRLYFEPLTAEDVLEILRVEQQSGDLVGVIVQFGGQTPLKLAQALEDEGIPILGTSPDAIDLAEDRERFAKLVNKLKLKQPANGIARSRDEAAAVAARIGYPVLLRPSYVLGGRAMEIVDSEAQLDNYIATAVNVSGDSPVLIDQYLRDAVECDVDALCDGEEVRIAGVMQHIEEAGVHSGDSACTLPPYSLPAEVIAEMERQAEALAFALEVRGLMNIQFAIKDEIGDDGETRPEVYLIEVNPRASRTVPFVAKAIGQPVAKIAARVMAGEMLASFPPFRVPEGYMAVKEAVFPFARFPGSDPVLTPEMKSTGEVMGIDDNFPTAFLKSQLGAGLVLPQSGCCFVSVKDTDKPVILEAVKLLVDKGFSIIATGGTQTYLAQHGLPVERVRKVAEGQPHIVDTIIDGGVDLIFNTTEGWQSLMDSQSIRASALTEKVPYYTTAAASLAAAQAISQVEPSQLEVKPLQDYYS; encoded by the coding sequence ATGCCCAAACGCACTGACATTTCCTCCGTCCTCGTCATTGGCGCTGGTCCGATCATCATCGGGCAAGCGTGCGAGTTCGATTATTCCGGCACGCAGGCGATCAAGGCGTTGAAGGAGGAGGGCTATCGCGTCATCCTCGTCAATTCCAACCCCGCCACGATCATGACCGATCCGGAGTTCTCTGACGCGACCTATATCGAGCCGATCACGCCCGAAATCGTCGCCAAGATTATCGAGAAGGAGCGGCCCGATGCGGTGCTGCCCACCATGGGCGGGCAGACGGCGCTGAATTGTGCGCTTGCCCTCGACGCGGACGGCACGTTGGAGAAATTCGGAGTCGAGATGATCGGGGCCAAGGCCGATGTGATCGACAAGGCGGAAAACCGCCTGCGTTTCCGCGATGCGATGAGCAAGATCGGCCTCGAAAGCGCGCGCAGCGGCACCGCACACACGGTGGACGAGGCGTTTGCGGTGCTGGAGCGCACCGGCCTGCCCTCCATCATCCGCCCCAGCTTCACCATGGGCGGCACCGGCGGCGGCATCGCCTATAACAAGGCGGAGTTCGAGGCGATCGTGCGCGGCGGGCTGGATGCCAGCCCCACCACCGAAGTGCTGATCGAGGAATCGCTGCTCGGCTGGAAGGAATACGAGATGGAGGTGGTCCGCGACCGGGCCGACAATGCCATCATTATCTGCTCCATCGAAAACGTCGATCCGATGGGCGTGCATACCGGCGATTCCATCACCGTGGCCCCGGCGCTGACGCTGACGGACAAGGAATACCAGATCATGCGCAGCGCGAGCATCGCCTGCCTGCGCGAAATCGGCGTGGAAACCGGCGGATCGAACGTGCAATTCGCGGTCAATCCCAAGGATGGCCGCCTGATCGTGATCGAGATGAATCCGCGCGTCTCGCGCTCCTCCGCGCTTGCCTCCAAGGCCACCGGCTTCCCCATCGCGCGCGTCGCGGCGAAGCTGGCGGTGGGATATACGCTGGACGAGATCGAGAACGAGATCACCGGCGCAACCCCGGCCAGTTTCGAGCCGACCATCGATTACGTCGTCACCAAGATCCCGCGCTTCGCCTTCGAAAAGTTCAAGGGCGCGGATAATGGCCTTTCCACCGCGATGAAATCGGTTGGCGAGGTGATGGCGATCGGCCGCAGCTTGGCAGAATCGATGCAAAAGGCGCTGCGCGGCCTCGAAACGGGGCTCGACGGGTTCAACCGCGTCACCGCGCTGGAAGGCGTCAGCCGCGATGTCATCAATGCCGCGCTCGCCAAGCGTACGCCCGACCGATTGTTGAACGTGGCGCAAGCCTTCCGCGAAGGGCTGTCGGTGGACGATATCCACGCGATCACATTTTACGACAAGTGGTTCCTGCGCCAGATCGAGGCGATCATCTATGAAGAGAACATGATCGCGCATAACGGCCTGCCGGGCGATGCGGCCGAGTTGCGGCGGCTCAAGGCGATGGGATTTTCCGACAAGCGGCTGGCCACGCTGGCGGTCCGCTCTGTCGGTGTCGCGGGCGGGCTGGGCGAGACGCAGGCCAAACGTTCCGGCCTGCTGCACGATACTTTGCGGGCGATGGCCGGTGCCACCTCCGAACAGGAAGTCCGCGCGCTGCGAGACAAGCTGGACGTGCGCCCCGTGTTCAAGCGGATCGATAGCTGCGCCGCCGAATTCGAAGCGATCACGCCCTATATGTACTCGACCTACGAAGCGCCCAGCTTCGGCGAGCCGGAAGACGAGGCTGCCCCGTCCGACCGCCGCAAGGTGGTGATCCTGGGCGGTGGACCCAATCGGATCGGGCAGGGTATCGAATTCGACTATTGCTGCGTCCACGCCTGCTTCGCACTGGAAGAGGCCGGGTTCGAAACCATCATGGTCAATTGCAACCCGGAGACGGTCAGCACCGATTACGACACCTCCGATCGCCTCTATTTCGAACCGCTCACCGCCGAGGATGTGCTGGAAATCCTGCGCGTGGAGCAGCAATCGGGCGATCTGGTCGGCGTGATCGTGCAGTTCGGCGGGCAGACCCCGCTGAAACTGGCGCAGGCGCTGGAGGATGAGGGCATTCCGATCCTGGGCACCAGCCCCGATGCCATCGACCTGGCCGAAGACCGCGAACGGTTTGCCAAGCTGGTCAACAAGTTGAAACTGAAACAGCCCGCCAACGGCATCGCCCGCAGCCGCGACGAGGCGGCGGCGGTGGCGGCGCGGATCGGCTATCCGGTGCTGCTGCGCCCGTCATATGTGCTGGGCGGGCGCGCGATGGAGATCGTCGATAGCGAGGCGCAGCTGGACAATTACATCGCCACCGCGGTCAATGTCAGCGGCGATTCTCCCGTCCTGATCGACCAATATCTGCGCGATGCGGTGGAATGCGATGTCGATGCGCTGTGCGATGGCGAGGAAGTGCGCATCGCCGGGGTGATGCAGCATATCGAGGAAGCCGGCGTCCATTCGGGCGACAGCGCCTGCACCCTGCCGCCATACTCGCTGCCCGCCGAAGTAATCGCGGAAATGGAGCGGCAAGCAGAGGCGCTGGCTTTTGCACTGGAAGTGCGCGGGCTGATGAATATCCAGTTCGCCATCAAGGACGAGATCGGGGACGATGGCGAAACCCGACCGGAAGTCTATCTGATCGAGGTCAATCCGCGCGCCAGCCGCACGGTGCCGTTCGTCGCCAAGGCCATCGGCCAGCCCGTCGCCAAGATCGCCGCGCGGGTGATGGCGGGCGAGATGCTCGCCAGTTTCCCGCCCTTCCGCGTGCCCGAAGGATATATGGCGGTTAAGGAGGCGGTGTTCCCCTTCGCCCGCTTCCCCGGCAGCGATCCGGTATTGACCCCGGAAATGAAATCGACCGGCGAAGTGATGGGGATCGACGACAATTTCCCCACCGCCTTCCTGAAATCCCAGCTGGGCGCAGGGCTGGTCCTGCCGCAATCGGGCTGCTGTTTCGTATCCGTCAAGGATACCGACAAGCCGGTGATATTGGAGGCGGTCAAGCTGCTGGTAGACAAGGGCTTTTCCATCATTGCGACCGGCGGCACGCAGACCTATCTGGCGCAGCACGGCCTGCCGGTGGAACGCGTGCGCAAGGTGGCCGAAGGTCAGCCGCATATCGTCGATACGATCATCGATGGCGGGGTGGATCTGATCTTCAACACGACCGAGGGCTGGCAGAGCCTGATGGACAGCCAGTCGATCCGTGCCAGCGCGCTGACGGAGAAGGTTCCCTATTATACCACCGCGGCTGCCAGCCTGGCCGCCGCGCAGGCGATTTCGCAGGTCGAACCCAGCCAGCTTGAAGTTAAGCCGTTGCAAGACTATTATAGCTGA
- the carA gene encoding glutamine-hydrolyzing carbamoyl-phosphate synthase small subunit — translation MAPDASTPAQPDGATGVLVLADGTVIWGKGFGAVGEAVGEVCFNTAMTGYQEVMTDPSYDAQIVTFTFPHIGNVGANEEDHESRGLGAVGCIVRQEVTPQSNFRAQHEFAEWLNEHGKIGLSGVDTRALTRRVRMNGAPNAVVAHSPRGEFDIPALLAKAQEWHGLEGLDLAPGVTRSGQEEWRGGHWQLGFGYGESGATKPHVVAMDFGAKDNIFRQLVRAGAKVTVVPAQTSLEEILTRQPDGVFLSNGPGDPAATGEYAVPVIKGLLERDVPLFGICLGHQMLGIAAGAKTAKMHQGHRGANHPVQRVGSDWGESEGLVEITSMNHGFAVDGETLPDTVEETHRSLFDGSNCGIAVKGKRAFGVQYHPEASPGPQDSFYLFEKFVGGLG, via the coding sequence ATGGCCCCTGACGCCTCTACGCCTGCGCAGCCTGACGGCGCGACGGGAGTCCTCGTTCTGGCCGATGGAACGGTCATCTGGGGCAAGGGCTTCGGCGCGGTTGGCGAAGCGGTGGGCGAGGTTTGCTTCAACACCGCGATGACCGGTTATCAGGAGGTGATGACCGATCCCAGCTACGATGCGCAGATCGTCACCTTCACTTTCCCCCATATCGGCAATGTCGGCGCGAATGAGGAAGATCACGAAAGCCGCGGCCTGGGCGCTGTCGGCTGCATCGTGCGGCAGGAGGTTACCCCGCAAAGCAACTTCCGCGCGCAGCATGAATTTGCCGAATGGCTGAACGAGCATGGCAAGATCGGGCTGAGCGGTGTGGACACCCGCGCGCTGACCCGCCGCGTGCGGATGAACGGCGCGCCCAATGCGGTGGTTGCGCACAGCCCGCGCGGCGAATTCGATATACCGGCGCTGCTGGCCAAGGCGCAGGAATGGCACGGGCTGGAAGGGCTGGACCTCGCGCCCGGCGTAACCCGTTCGGGGCAGGAGGAATGGCGCGGCGGACATTGGCAGCTGGGCTTCGGTTATGGTGAAAGCGGGGCGACCAAGCCGCATGTCGTCGCGATGGATTTCGGGGCGAAGGACAACATCTTCCGCCAGCTGGTGCGCGCCGGGGCGAAGGTAACGGTGGTTCCTGCGCAGACTTCGCTGGAGGAAATACTGACGCGGCAACCCGATGGGGTGTTCCTGTCCAACGGCCCCGGCGATCCGGCGGCGACGGGCGAATATGCGGTGCCGGTGATCAAGGGCCTGCTGGAGCGCGACGTACCGCTATTCGGCATCTGCCTCGGCCACCAGATGCTCGGCATTGCAGCGGGCGCAAAGACCGCCAAGATGCACCAGGGCCACCGCGGCGCCAACCACCCTGTCCAGCGTGTCGGCAGCGATTGGGGCGAGAGCGAAGGCCTCGTCGAAATTACCAGCATGAACCACGGCTTCGCCGTCGATGGCGAGACCCTGCCGGACACGGTCGAGGAAACCCACCGCAGCCTGTTCGACGGCTCGAATTGCGGGATTGCCGTGAAGGGCAAGCGGGCGTTCGGGGTGCAGTATCATCCGGAAGCCTCACCGGGGCCGCAGGATAGCTTTTATCTGTTCGAGAAGTTTGTCGGGGGGTTGGGGTGA
- a CDS encoding GatB/YqeY domain-containing protein, with product MLRDEIKKETILAMKGGEKERLATLRLISAKVKDRDIEARTGKAPEKDDDLVTEVLQKMAKQRRESITMYDDGGRKELADKERAELMVIEEFLPTMMDEAATRSAIEAVKADIGASSIKDMGKVMGELKKRHGAELDMGRTGGLVKESFA from the coding sequence ATGCTGCGCGACGAAATCAAGAAGGAAACCATCCTTGCCATGAAGGGCGGCGAGAAGGAACGGCTCGCCACGCTGCGCCTGATCAGCGCCAAGGTGAAGGACCGCGATATCGAGGCGCGGACCGGCAAAGCCCCTGAAAAGGATGACGATCTGGTAACCGAAGTGCTCCAGAAAATGGCCAAGCAGCGCCGCGAATCGATCACCATGTACGATGATGGCGGGCGCAAGGAACTGGCCGACAAGGAACGCGCCGAGCTGATGGTGATCGAGGAATTCCTGCCCACCATGATGGACGAGGCCGCCACCCGCTCCGCGATCGAGGCGGTCAAGGCCGATATTGGTGCAAGCAGCATTAAGGATATGGGTAAGGTAATGGGTGAACTGAAGAAGCGTCATGGTGCCGAGCTCGACATGGGCCGCACCGGCGGCCTGGTGAAGGAGAGTTTCGCATGA